DNA from Eucalyptus grandis isolate ANBG69807.140 chromosome 5, ASM1654582v1, whole genome shotgun sequence:
CATTAATCAACAATAGGAGTCATATAAACCTCCAGCAAACTTTAGTTGTCAATTGACAGATGTCACAATTTGAAAGTGGGACCAAATAGATATGAAATCATTAACAAAAGCAAGTTCCAAAACTGACCTATTGCATACCTCAGAGCTACATGAATAAAATGACAGTATTGAGTCACAGCctccaaatttatcatttgtacAACCATAATATACTTCCCTCATACCTAAAAATGGCTAAGAGCCATCTAATCACATTTGAATTAACAAATTTGACgaaattttagttttatttcaATATGACCAACAGATGTACCAATTATTGATTTTGCTGCTGCACACATTATGCAGGATTCACATGTCACATAAAGGGAGCATGCTGAAAACTTCTCTGCAACTTCTGCAGATGAAAATCCAGTCCTCTCTTCAATAAAAACATCAAGAGCTTCCATCTCTCCATGTCTTGTTGCCTAGGAAAGCGCaaggagaaataaagaaagcatATCAAACATAGGAGCTTTGTTAGAGAGAAAGCTGCTCTTAGTAGGAAAtgcatttcaagaaaaatttcagaCCTTTCTTCAAATACCCACAACACTGAGAGTCTAACAGATGATCTTATACATGAAGCATGGACAATTCTCTTTGCTACTTACCATTAGGTATTCTAATTTCTAGTACTGAAGTGCAAGATTCTTTGAAAGTTTATGTGAAATTTGTACTTATCTTCCCTATACTGGAGATTTTGTGAAGTCTCTTAACTCACTTCCTATAACTTCAGAATTTTGCATCTCTCACGACACCTTTTTAACCAAGAGAGGTGAAGCCACCATAACAACTTGTTCTCGTGTAatgtaaagcaataaataaacaCCCAgaataatctataaaattatAATCTGTTTAGGCGATCAACTGCTCACTAACATATTCAAGCATGCAATACAGCACAATTTATAAGCACTCAACATTCTGATGCAGCAGCTTGCAACAGCTTTATttctatccaaaaaaataaatatcattcCTCTATTCTCTCTATCCTCATTAAAGCTTTTTCTTTGACTGTTCTTGGTCCAAAATTCAGACAGAGCACAATGGAAAACAAGAATCGTGAAACACTGTACATAATAAAGCAAGATTCTTGCTATTGTTAGTTGTAGTCATATTTTATGAAAGAACAATGGGAACAAAACCATTTACAGCCTAATAATGCATAGAAAACTCcgcatttaaaaatatttgttcaGATATACCATTTTATCATATAATAAACATATATTAAGgcagaaacacaaaaaagatcAACAATAACTACAAGTGGATAATTTGAGAGTATCAATTCATAACAACAACAAAGTACTGTTGGCCAAAAATTTTAGAAAGGGGTGGAGAAGCAATGATAGACATACATTCCCTGTCTCATTAGTACTGTTTCTTCCTGTTGCAGTGAGGTGCACTTCCTCAACAATCAAACAGCTGTTCAATCAAggtataatataaatataatgtaCAATGTGAAATCATTCACCAATTAAGACTGAAGATACTAATCatctaaattagaaaattaggtAACATATCTTAAACGCACCTGGTTACTGAAATCGATTTCTTACCCAACTGGAACTTCAAGGCTGTCCAAAGCAACCTTTGCCTTattcattaaataaaaagaaaagaaaaaagcaaatagGTCTAGTTACTTGTTAGCAGAATAAAAATATGGGTATAATAGTCAGAATTTCTCTCA
Protein-coding regions in this window:
- the LOC104444934 gene encoding tRNA-specific adenosine deaminase TAD2-like isoform X1, whose amino-acid sequence is MEFPLLRVNDSLLSCLIVEEVHLTATGRNSTNETGNATRHGEMEALDVFIEERTGFSSAEVAEKFSACSLYVTCESCIMCAAAKSIIGTSVGHIEIKLKFRQIC
- the LOC104444934 gene encoding tRNA-specific adenosine deaminase TAD2-like isoform X2 codes for the protein MEFPLLRVNDSLLSCLIVEEVHLTATGRNSTNETGNATRHGEMEALDVFIEERTGFSSAEVAEKFSACSLYVTCESCIMCAAAKSIIGNKTCRDGHSSCSS
- the LOC104444934 gene encoding tRNA-specific adenosine deaminase TAD2-like isoform X3; the encoded protein is MEFPLLRVNDSLLSCLIVEEVHLTATGRNSTNETGNATRHGEMEALDVFIEERTGFSSAEVAEKFSACSLYVTCESCIMCAAAKSIIVMEILDQMHPKYS